A region from the Misgurnus anguillicaudatus chromosome 7, ASM2758022v2, whole genome shotgun sequence genome encodes:
- the LOC129417282 gene encoding alpha-amylase, producing MKLLLVAALFGLCFAQHDPNTKHGRTSIVHLFEWRWADIAAECERYLAPNGYAGVQISPPSESVVVTNPWHPWWQRYQPISYNLCSRSGTEAELRDMITRCNNVGVSIHVDAVINHMCGASGGEGTHSSCGTYFNAKNKDFPSVPYSSWDFNDGKCKTAHGDIENYNDIFQVRDCRLVSLLDLALEKDYVREKVAEYLNKLIEMGVAGFRVDACKHMWPGDLSNVLGRLKTLNTTWFSPGTKPFIYQEVIDLGGESIKASDYFELGKVTEFKHCAKLGTVIRKWNGEKLSYLKSWGEGWGFMPSDKALVFVDNHDNQRGHGAGGASVLTFWDSRMYKIATGFMLAHPYGTTRVMSSYLWDRHFVNGKDQNDWMGPPSNANGSTKPVPINPDTTCGDKWVCEHRWRQIRNMVIFRNVVNGQPLSNWWDNGNNQISFSRGSKGFIVINNDDWEMKVTLNTSLPEGTYCDIISGDKSGNSCTGKKISVGSDGHATFKISNTEEDPFIAIHIESKL from the exons ATGAAGCTTCTGCTTGTGGCTGCTCTCTTTGGGCTTTGCTTTGCCCAGCACGACCCAAACACTAAACATGGCAGGACCTCCATTGTTCATCTGTTTGAGTGGCGTTGGGCAGACATAGCTGCAGAATGCGAGAGATACCTGGCACCTAATGGCTACGCTGGAGTTCAG ATCTCTCCCCCCAGCGAGAGCGTCGTAGTGACCAATCCCTGGCACCCTTGGTGGCAGAGGTATCAACCAATCAGCTACAACTTGTGCTCCAGATCCGGAACAGAGGCGGAGCTAAGGGACATGATCACTCGCTGTAACAATGTTGGG GTGAGCATACATGTGGATGCAGTGATTAATCACATGTGTGGAGCTTCTGGTGGAGAGGGCACTCACTCCAGCTGTGGAACATACTTCAACGCTAAAAACAAAGATTTCCCATCTGTCCCTTACTCATCATGGGACTTCAATGATGGCAAATGTAAAACGGCCCATGGAGACATTGAGAACTACAATGATATTTTCCAG GTCAGAGATTGTCGCTTGGTGAGTCTCCTGGATTTGGCCCTGGAGAAGGATTACGTCAGAGAAAAAGTGGCTGAATATCTGAACAAACTGATTGAGATGGGTGTGGCTGGATTTAGAGTGGACGCTTGCAAGCACATGTGGCCTGGTGATCTTAGTAATGTTCTTGGTAGACTCAAAACCCTGAACACCACCTGGTTTTCGCCTGGTACCAAGCCTTTTATTTATCAAGAG GTTATTGACCTGGGTGGAGAGTCCATTAAAGCCAGTGATTATTTTGAACTTGGTAAGGTGACAGAGTTCAAGCACTGTGCGAAACTAGGGACAGTTATTCGTAAATGGAACGGAGAAAAACTAAGTTACCTTAA GAGCTGGGGAGAGGGCTGGGGTTTCATGCCATCTGATAAAGCTTTGGTGTTTGTGGATAATCATGATAATCAGAGAGGCCACGGTGCTGGTGGAGCTTCTGTTTTAACATTCTGGGACTCCAG AATGTACAAAATTGCTACGGGATTCATGTTGGCTCATCCATACGGTACGACCAGAGTGATGTCTAGCTACCTCTGGGATCGACACTTTGTTAATGGAAAG GATCAGAATGACTGGATGGGCCCTCCAAGTAATGCAAATGGATCCACTAAACCAGTACCCATTAACCCAGACACCACCTGTGGGGATAAGTGGGTGTGTGAGCACAGATGGCGCCAAATCAG AAATATGGTCATTTTTCGCAATGTTGTCAATGGCCAGCCTCTTAGCAACTGGTGGGACAATGGGAATAATCAGATCAGCTTTAGCCGTGGCAGCAAAGGATTCATTGTGATCAATAATGATGATTG GGAAATGAAAGTGACCCTGAACACCAGCCTTCCTGAAGGAACGTACTGTGATATCATCTCTGGAGATAAGAGTGGCAACAGTTGCACAGGGAAAAAGATCTCAGTGGGTTCAGATGGACACGCCACTTTTAAAATCAGCAACACAGAGGAGGATCCATTTATTGCCATCCATATTGAATCTAAACTATAG
- the LOC141365331 gene encoding activator of 90 kDa heat shock protein ATPase homolog 1-like, giving the protein MAKWGEGDPRWIVEERADATNVNNWHWTERDATNWSSEKLKELLMGIQVEAEEGKCEITEVSKLEGEASINNRKGKLIFFYEWNLKAAWTGTSKSGIKYKGNIEVPNLSDENDMDDLDISVSLCKDEPDTALLSLMRKDGADKIRTALSNYVDSLKSEFTQGMILPTANGMTKQQTAQAPTKSNKTQIGSSTAASPAPHTGVKIPTCKFSLKDTFLASPEELYRVFLNQEMVQAFTRTGAMVDPERGGKFRLLDGNVNGEFQELVPEEKIVMKWRFNSWPCEHYATVTLTFTDKGNETELKIDCRAVPESEEERTRDGWRRYYCHAIKQTFGYGARLC; this is encoded by the exons ATGGCAAAATGGGGAGAAGGAGACCCTCGCTGGATCGTGGAGGAGAGAGCGGATGCTACAAATGTCAACAACTGGCACTG GACGGAGAGGGACGCCACAAACTGGTCATCAGAGAAGCTCAAGGAACTGCTGATGGGGATTCAGGTGGAGGCTGAAGAAGGCAAGTGTGAGATCACGGAGGTCAGCAAGTTGGAGGGAGAGGCATCCATTAACAATCGGAAAGGAAAGCTTATCTTCTTCTATGAATGGAATTTGAAGGCCGCCTGGACAG GGACATCGAAATCAGGCATCAAATACAAGGGAAACATTGAAGTTCCAAACCTTTCAGATGAAAATGACATGGATGATCTTGAT ATCAGCGTGAGTCTTTGTAAAGATGAACCTGACACAGCGTTGCTTTCTCTGATGAGGAAAGATGGAGCAGATAAAATTCGTACAGCTCTCTCCAACTACGTGGACTCCCTCAAATCAG AGTTCACACAAGGGATGATTCTGCCAACAGCCAATGGTATGACAAAACAGCAGACAGCCCAGGCACCAACCAAGTCAAATAAAACTCAG aTCGGCTCATCTACCGCTGCTTCTCCAGCTCCCCACACTGGAGTGAAGATCCCCACCTGCAAGTTTTCACTGAAGGACACTTTCCTCGCCTCACCAGAAGAGCTTTACAGGGTCTTTCTCAACCAAGAA ATGGTACAGGCTTTCACACGCACCGGTGCTATGGTTGACCCTGAGAGAGGTGGGAAATTTCGCCTATTGGACGGAAATGTGAACGGAGAGTTCCAGGAGCTG GTGCCTGAGGAGAAGATAGTCATGAAATGGAGGTTCAACTCATGGCCTTGCG AGCACTACGCGACAGTGACATTGACATTTACAGACAAGGGTAATGAGACAGAGTTAAAAATTGATTGTCGAGCGGTGCCCGAGAGCGAAGAGGAACGAACACGAGACGGTTGGCGGAGGTACTACTGCCATGCTATTAAACAGACTTTTGGCTATGGCGCACGACTCTGCTGA
- the LOC129417286 gene encoding uncharacterized protein isoform X2 has translation MTADRLFYKLCKASDIEWLNVSSSCSTLGQGRIKKIMQKDTEVGRIATAVPVIISKALEIFLKSLITMTSKITQSRNSRVMSINHMKQCIHSEKLFDFLKDLADQASAASTSESKTKGKWQSHRKRWQSVPFKARSPEREKLPEKSTNDRVINSDSSSESELFICLETHSP, from the exons ATGACCGCGGACAGACTT TTTTACAAGCTTTGCAAGGCCTCCGACATTGAATGGCTCAACGTATCCTCATCCTGTTCAACTCTTGGCCAGGGACGCATCAAGAAAATCATGCAGAAGGATACAGAGGTTGGACGAATCGCTACAGCTGTACCGGTTATCATAT CCAAAGCTTTAGAAATATTCCTCAAATCTCTTATCACCATGACCAGTAAAATAACCCAGTCAAGGAACAGTAGAGTGATGTCCATCAATCACAT GAAACAGTGTATTCATTCAGAGAAGCTGTTTGACTTCCTAAAAGATCTGGCAGATCAGGCCTCCGCTGCATCCACATCAGAGAGCAAAACTAAGGGCAAATGGCAGTCACACAG AAAACGGTGGCAAAGTGTACCATTCAAGGCCAGGTCACCTGAGAGGGAGAAGCTCCCCGAGAAATCCACAAATGATCGGGTGATCAACAGCGATTCGTCCAGT GAATCTGAACTTTTCATTTGTCTGGAAACTCATTCACCCTGA
- the LOC129417286 gene encoding uncharacterized protein isoform X1 — MAICTSSRKMTQNFYKLCKASDIEWLNVSSSCSTLGQGRIKKIMQKDTEVGRIATAVPVIISKALEIFLKSLITMTSKITQSRNSRVMSINHMKQCIHSEKLFDFLKDLADQASAASTSESKTKGKWQSHRKRWQSVPFKARSPEREKLPEKSTNDRVINSDSSSESELFICLETHSP, encoded by the exons ATGGCGATCTGCACCTCGAGCCGTAAAATGACTCAAAAT TTTTACAAGCTTTGCAAGGCCTCCGACATTGAATGGCTCAACGTATCCTCATCCTGTTCAACTCTTGGCCAGGGACGCATCAAGAAAATCATGCAGAAGGATACAGAGGTTGGACGAATCGCTACAGCTGTACCGGTTATCATAT CCAAAGCTTTAGAAATATTCCTCAAATCTCTTATCACCATGACCAGTAAAATAACCCAGTCAAGGAACAGTAGAGTGATGTCCATCAATCACAT GAAACAGTGTATTCATTCAGAGAAGCTGTTTGACTTCCTAAAAGATCTGGCAGATCAGGCCTCCGCTGCATCCACATCAGAGAGCAAAACTAAGGGCAAATGGCAGTCACACAG AAAACGGTGGCAAAGTGTACCATTCAAGGCCAGGTCACCTGAGAGGGAGAAGCTCCCCGAGAAATCCACAAATGATCGGGTGATCAACAGCGATTCGTCCAGT GAATCTGAACTTTTCATTTGTCTGGAAACTCATTCACCCTGA
- the LOC129417286 gene encoding dr1-associated corepressor isoform X3 encodes MPGQKKKYNVRFPPGRIKKIMQKDTEVGRIATAVPVIISKALEIFLKSLITMTSKITQSRNSRVMSINHMKQCIHSEKLFDFLKDLADQASAASTSESKTKGKWQSHRKRWQSVPFKARSPEREKLPEKSTNDRVINSDSSSESELFICLETHSP; translated from the exons ATGCCCGGACAGAAGAAAAAATATAATGTTCGCTTTCCACCC GGACGCATCAAGAAAATCATGCAGAAGGATACAGAGGTTGGACGAATCGCTACAGCTGTACCGGTTATCATAT CCAAAGCTTTAGAAATATTCCTCAAATCTCTTATCACCATGACCAGTAAAATAACCCAGTCAAGGAACAGTAGAGTGATGTCCATCAATCACAT GAAACAGTGTATTCATTCAGAGAAGCTGTTTGACTTCCTAAAAGATCTGGCAGATCAGGCCTCCGCTGCATCCACATCAGAGAGCAAAACTAAGGGCAAATGGCAGTCACACAG AAAACGGTGGCAAAGTGTACCATTCAAGGCCAGGTCACCTGAGAGGGAGAAGCTCCCCGAGAAATCCACAAATGATCGGGTGATCAACAGCGATTCGTCCAGT GAATCTGAACTTTTCATTTGTCTGGAAACTCATTCACCCTGA
- the LOC129417286 gene encoding uncharacterized protein isoform X4 — translation MAICTSSRKMTQNFYKLCKASDIEWLNVSSSCSTLGQGRIKKIMQKDTEVGRIATAVPVIIYQASAASTSESKTKGKWQSHRKRWQSVPFKARSPEREKLPEKSTNDRVINSDSSSESELFICLETHSP, via the exons ATGGCGATCTGCACCTCGAGCCGTAAAATGACTCAAAAT TTTTACAAGCTTTGCAAGGCCTCCGACATTGAATGGCTCAACGTATCCTCATCCTGTTCAACTCTTGGCCAGGGACGCATCAAGAAAATCATGCAGAAGGATACAGAGGTTGGACGAATCGCTACAGCTGTACCGGTTATCATAT ATCAGGCCTCCGCTGCATCCACATCAGAGAGCAAAACTAAGGGCAAATGGCAGTCACACAG AAAACGGTGGCAAAGTGTACCATTCAAGGCCAGGTCACCTGAGAGGGAGAAGCTCCCCGAGAAATCCACAAATGATCGGGTGATCAACAGCGATTCGTCCAGT GAATCTGAACTTTTCATTTGTCTGGAAACTCATTCACCCTGA